The nucleotide window ACAGCGAAGATTGCGTTCGCAGTAGCACCTAAACCAACTGTAAACATATGGTGAGCCCATACCATGAATCCTAAGAAACCAATTAAAATTGTTGCGAATACCATTGAAGAATATCCGAACAAACGTTTACGAGCAAATACTGGAATAATTTCAGAGAATAAACCAAATGCTGGCAATACTAAAATATATACTTCAGGGTGTCCAAAGATCCAGAATAAGTGCTCCCAAATAATTGTATTACCACCCATTGTATGATCGAAGAAGTTTGCTCCGAACATACGGTCAACTAACATTAAGAATAAACCACCTGTAAGTGGGGGGAATGCAAATAAAATTAATGAACTCGATACTAAAGTAGTCCAAGTAAATAATGGCATACGCATAAACGTCATACCAGGTGCACGCATCGTAATAATTGTTACGATGAAGTTAATACCAGAAATTAACGTACCCGCACCAGAAATTTGTAAACCAAGGATATAGAAGTCAATCCCATGTCCAGGTGAATATAAAGATAATGATGCATATGAAGTCCAACCTGCATCAGGCGCTCCACCCATGAAGAATGAAAGGTGAAGGAATACTGCACCTAGGAAGAATAACCAGAATCCAAGTGCGTTTAAAAATGGGAATGCTACGTCACGTGCTCCAATTTGAAGTGGCACAATGGCGTTCATAAAGGCAAATATAATCGGTGTCGCGGCTAAGAATAGCATCGTCGTACCGTGCATTGTTAATAATTCGTTAAATAGGCCTGCAGAAATGAACGTACTTTCTGGGAACATTAATTGAATACGCATTAGTAACGCTTCAAATCCTGCAATTGCGAAGAACAATGTACCTGCTGCTAAATACAAAATGGCGATTTTTTTATGATCCACCGTTGTTAAGTAGTCCCATACATGTGCTCCAAAGCCCTTTTTCTGTGTAACAGAGCTCACAACTTTAACCTCCTTCAAAGTTTCTCTCTAATATGTCGTTATTGTTCAACTGATAATGTCATTAAATATTCAGCGATTGCTTTCGCCTCTTCAGGTGATACATTGTAAGTCCCCTTCATTGTGTTACCTGGCTTATACTTATCTGGATCAATAATCCATTCAGTCGTATTTTCAACTGTATGCTCCATGAAGCCAGCTAAACGAGCACGATCACCGAAGTTTGTTAAGTTTGGACCTAAACCAGAACCAGCTACCGCTGATACTGCATGACATCCTAAACATGAATTAGCAAATGTCGCTTCACCAATATCAGCAGATTCTTTGTTTGCTGTATTGCCTTCCGTTGCTTTCATAGCAGCTACCCATGCATCAAAGCCTTCGCGATCAAGTGCTTTTACTTTGAAGTCCATTAATGCGTGAGAAGGACCACATAACTCAGCACATTTACCGTAGAATACACCTTCTCCGTCATTTAAACCTTCAGACTTTTTATCGAATTGTAGATAGAACTTGTTAATCCCATCAACGTTTGTATCCATCTTACCGCCAACAGCTGGAATCCAGAATGAGTGCTTAACGTCAGCAGCGAGTAAATTGAAGTACACTTTTTCACCAGTAGGTACTACTAAATCTTGTGCAGTAATGATCCCTAAATCTGGGTACTCAAATTCCCACCAATATAGTTTTGCAGTTACATTAATTGTAAGCGCTGTTTTGTTACCGTTCTCATCTACTTCATCCATTGCAGCAACATCTGCAAATTTATACGTAGAGTTTAATGTTGGAACAGCTAGGATTAGTAATAATACAATCGGGATTACTGTCCAAATTACTTCAAGCGTGTGACTACCTTCCACTTGCTTTGGCATATGGTTCTCGCCAACTTTTGAACGGCGGAACTTAAAGAAAGCAACTAAATAAATAGTAGATACTATGATTACAACGAATAACATAATCACAGAAGCTAGAATTAAAATGTTTAACTGCTCTTTACCGACCGGACCTGATGGGCGAAGTGTCGAAATATACTCCTCACCACATGCTGAAAGGAATACTGTCATTACTGTTAATAGCGAGAATAAACGCCATTTTTTAAGCCCTTTCATCATAGCTTAATAAACCCCTCTTTCTTTGTTGTATTTTCATGTGTAACCAGGACTACGGTTAAGTTCTATGTGAATTCTTAATTCAGAAAGAATCCCAATATGAAAAGCCACTCATTTCCATTAGATCAGCTACTACATGTATCATTTCGTTTGAAAGATCGACAGACTTAGTTCGTTCTCTATACAAATCTTCCTTTTATAGCATTGCTATTTTTGTAGCTAGCTATTTCTATCTTCTATTAATCAGAAAATTAAGAAGAAGGATGCCACCACACAAAATTACAATTAAATGCTATTGTTCCCCTAAAATAAAATGTTTTAAACAATCCAGCGAATCAATGAAAAGTGGATTAGTGCTAGAAATCTATTCAACGATAGATTGCCAAAATCTTTAGTTCGGAACATTTAAACAAAATAGAATACAATTTAATCTAACTACTAGTCCCCACATGTTGGCAGCGAATATGCCATCATTTACAAAATTCCGCTTACAATTTGGAATAATTAAGTTATATAGATACAGTTCTATTACAAAATTCTAAGTAAACTTCGCTCTCACCCTTTTTGTAGAATACAAGATTACATTTAAGAAAATTGTCGAGCTCAGTAAGCATGTATAAGCTTTCATTAAGTTTGAATAACCATTTCCAATCTTTATAAGTGCAAGAAAACCTAACATGAACTGTAACTTCAAGGGGATACACCGTTACTGTATATCTGTACCAAATAACTTACTTCTCCTTTCAAATTTGTAAGCATATTCCGCTACCATTAACTATATCTAAATTTGTATCGGATTTCTAGCCGTTTCGTGAAATTTCAAATAACAACATACAAAATGTGTCGAAGCGTTTAGAAATCTAAAACAACAACTATATAGTAATGTATTTTCTTACAATATTTGTGAAGGATAGGAGACGAATTTATGAACAATTTGTGAAAAACTGGGTATTAATTTTAACGGAATTCTGATAGAAGTTGTGTTTTTCCAGATTTTTCGATATTATCTAAATCTAGAGACGCTTTTATGAGCGATGTTGAATAAAGGTGGGTTCACTTCATGCAACAAAAATATTACAAATATTTAAAATGGTTTGCTGTTGCGGCAACACTGGGCATGTTGCTCATTCTTCAAGGTGGCGCACTCGTTACGAAAACAGACAGCGGATTAGGCTGCGGGCGAAATTGGCCAGATTGTAACGGTTCTTTAATCCCTAAAGAAATTACAGCTGAAGTTTTAATCGAATTTTCACACCGTCTTGTGACAGGCTCTGTATCTATTTTCATACTTATATTAACAATTTGGACATGGAAAGCATTAGGGCATATTAGAGAAGTGAAATTTTTAGGCATTTCGGCTTTGTTCTTCCTTATTTTACAAGCTTTAATTGGGGCTGCTCAAGTATTATGGGGGCAAGGTGACTTCATACTCGCACTACATTTCGGAATTTCATTGATCTCATTTGCTGCTGTTTTATTACTTACATTAATCGTATTTGAAGTCGATAAAAAGTTCGATACGGATAATATTAATATGAGTAAAAAATTAAAAATACATACTATATGTGTAACTTTATATTCTTACATAGTTGTATACACTGGGGCATTAGTTCGCCATACAGATGCAAGTTTAGTCTGTCCTGATTGGCCATTTTGTAGAAATGATCAACCATTTGCATTACCTTATAACATGTATGAATGGGTACAAATGGGGCACCGATTTGCCGTATTATTATTCGTTATCTGGATTACTTACATTGCGATTCATGTAATTAAGCACTATAAAAATCAGCCGGTAATTTATTGGGGCTGGGTAATTGCGTTTATTATCGTAGTTATGCAAGTACTTGCAGGTATGTTAGTTGTATTATTAAAATTACATTTAGCCGTTTCATTAATGCATTCATTATTAATTACTTTATTATTTGGTTTATTATGTTATATGATTTTACTAGTTTCTCGAAATAAATAGTTTTGTAGAGTAAAGAAAGCACTATCTGTTCAAGATTGAACGGATAGTGCCATTTTTTATTGCTATATGTTGATCATGGTGCAATTGGGCAAGGTGCTTTTTTCAGACCTCTCAAATTTAATCTACGAATTTACATTAATTCAATCAATAAATCGCCTGTTGAAATCGCATCACCTGCTGAGGCGTAAACCTCTTTCACAACACCATCTTTCGGCGCTTGAACAGTTGTTTCCATTTTCATCGCTTCAGTAATTAATAAATGGTCACCACGTTTTACTGTGCTTCCCTTATTTACAACTACTTTTAACACCGTACCAGGCATTGTTGCACCAATTTGATTTGGATTTGACGGATCAGCCTTCAAAGCAATACTTCCATCCACTTCTACTGTTAGATCTTGGATAACTAGCTCTCGGGATTGACCATTCATTTCAAAATACATGACACGTGTTCCATCATGTTGTGGCTCACCAATGGACACTAGTTTAATAATAAGCGTTTTTCCTTTTTCAATTTCCACTTCAACTTCTTCACCTAATTTTAAACCGTAAAGGAAAGTAGGTGTATCTAAAACGGAAATATCTCCAAATGAATCCGATGCTTGAACATATTGCTCAAATACTTTCGGGTACAATGCATAGGCAAGTAAATCTTGTTTTGACGGTGTATGATTTGTCTTTTGCTCTAATTCTCCAGCTAGCTTTTCAAAATCAACTGGAGCTAGTAATTCTCCAGGTCTTATTGTAATCGGCTCACGGTCTTTAAGCACAACATGTTGAATGTCTTTTGGGAATCCACCATGAGGTTGCCCTAAATAACCTTGGAAAAATTCAATAACAGATTCCGGGAAATCGATCGCCTTACCACGTTCAACGATATTATCTTCGGTTAAATTATTTTGAACCATAAATAACGCCATATCTCCTACAACCTTGGAAGAAGGCGTAACTTTTACGATATCACCAAACATTAAATTCACACGAGAGTACATCGTTTTTACTTCATCCCAACGATCGCCTAAACCAACTGCTTTTGCTTGCTGTTGTAAATTACTGTATTGGCCTCCTGGCATTTCATGGACATAAATCTCAGAATGTGGTGCATTCATGCCGCTTTCAAAGTCTACATAATATTTACGAACATCTTCCCAGTAATAGGATAGTTTCTCTAGTCCTTCAATGTCTGCACGTACTTTACGCTCCGAACCTTTCATCGCATAGTATAACGAGTTTGCACTTGGTTGAGAAGTTAGCCCTGCCATTGAGCCTAATGCCGTATCGATAATATCTACACCCGCTTCGATTGCTTTAGCATATAAATAAATTCCATTACCACTTGTATCATGTGTATGCAAGTGAATTGGTAAGTTTGTTGCCTCTTTTAGTTCTGAAATTAAGCGATAAGCAGCTTGAGGCTTTAACAATCCTGCCATATCTTTAATCGCTAAAATATGCGCCCCTACTGCTTCTAATTCCTTCGCCATATTTTTGTAATATTCAACTGTATACTTCGCACGCGAATCATCTAAAATATCGCCTGTATAGCAAATAGCCGCTTCAGCTACTTTGCCGCTATTACGTACTTCATCAATTGCAACTTCCATTCCTTTGATCCAGTTTAATGAGTCAAATATACGGAATACATCAACCCCTGAAGAAGCAGATTCTTTAATAAATTCTCGAATTAAATTATCTGGATAGTTCGTATAACCAACTGCATTCGCACCGCGCAGAAGCATCTGGAACAGTACGTTAGGGATTTGCTGACGTAATTTTTCAAGACGCGCCCACGGATTTTCCTTTAGGAAACGATACGCAACATCGAATGTCGCACCACCCCACATTTCAAGCGAGAAGTGATCGTGCATTAAACGAGAAGTTTCCTCCGCTATTTGGAACATATCTTGAGAACGCACACGTGTCGCAAGTAATGATTGATGGGCATCACGGAATGTAGTATCCGTCAATAAT belongs to Solibacillus sp. FSL R7-0682 and includes:
- the coxB gene encoding cytochrome c oxidase subunit II, translated to MMKGLKKWRLFSLLTVMTVFLSACGEEYISTLRPSGPVGKEQLNILILASVIMLFVVIIVSTIYLVAFFKFRRSKVGENHMPKQVEGSHTLEVIWTVIPIVLLLILAVPTLNSTYKFADVAAMDEVDENGNKTALTINVTAKLYWWEFEYPDLGIITAQDLVVPTGEKVYFNLLAADVKHSFWIPAVGGKMDTNVDGINKFYLQFDKKSEGLNDGEGVFYGKCAELCGPSHALMDFKVKALDREGFDAWVAAMKATEGNTANKESADIGEATFANSCLGCHAVSAVAGSGLGPNLTNFGDRARLAGFMEHTVENTTEWIIDPDKYKPGNTMKGTYNVSPEEAKAIAEYLMTLSVEQ
- the pyc gene encoding pyruvate carboxylase, with the translated sequence MKSIKKILVANRGEIAIRILRACNELHIKTVAIYSREDSGSYHRYKADEAYIVGVGKKPIEAYLDIEGIIKIAKEANVDAIHPGYGFLSENVAFARRCEEEGIQFIGPTSTHLDMFGDKVKARDQAIQAGIPVIPGTDGPVDSLEEVQTFGEQYGYPVMIKAALGGGGRGMRLVQTAEELQSAYDRAKSEAKAAFGSDEVYVEKAIIKPKHIEVQIIGDTHGNIVHLYERDCSIQRRHQKVVEIAPSNSISEQLRNRICDAAVKLMEKVKYINAGTVEFLVAGDDFYFIEVNPRIQVEHTITEMITGIDIVHAQIKVAQGLNIHSKEVGIPAQDKIPLFGYAIQSRVTTEDPANDFMPDTGKLMVYRSSGGFGVRLDAGNGFQGAVVTPYYDSLLVKISTWGMTFAEAAAKMDRNLREFRIRGVKTNIPFLGNVVLHDKFLTGEFDTSFIDTTPELFEFPERKDRGTKLLNYIGNVTLNGFPGVEKRAKPIFVQPEKPKVDIFIPTPTGTKQILDAHGADGLVKWIKDQDDVLLTDTTFRDAHQSLLATRVRSQDMFQIAEETSRLMHDHFSLEMWGGATFDVAYRFLKENPWARLEKLRQQIPNVLFQMLLRGANAVGYTNYPDNLIREFIKESASSGVDVFRIFDSLNWIKGMEVAIDEVRNSGKVAEAAICYTGDILDDSRAKYTVEYYKNMAKELEAVGAHILAIKDMAGLLKPQAAYRLISELKEATNLPIHLHTHDTSGNGIYLYAKAIEAGVDIIDTALGSMAGLTSQPSANSLYYAMKGSERKVRADIEGLEKLSYYWEDVRKYYVDFESGMNAPHSEIYVHEMPGGQYSNLQQQAKAVGLGDRWDEVKTMYSRVNLMFGDIVKVTPSSKVVGDMALFMVQNNLTEDNIVERGKAIDFPESVIEFFQGYLGQPHGGFPKDIQHVVLKDREPITIRPGELLAPVDFEKLAGELEQKTNHTPSKQDLLAYALYPKVFEQYVQASDSFGDISVLDTPTFLYGLKLGEEVEVEIEKGKTLIIKLVSIGEPQHDGTRVMYFEMNGQSRELVIQDLTVEVDGSIALKADPSNPNQIGATMPGTVLKVVVNKGSTVKRGDHLLITEAMKMETTVQAPKDGVVKEVYASAGDAISTGDLLIELM
- a CDS encoding COX15/CtaA family protein — its product is MQQKYYKYLKWFAVAATLGMLLILQGGALVTKTDSGLGCGRNWPDCNGSLIPKEITAEVLIEFSHRLVTGSVSIFILILTIWTWKALGHIREVKFLGISALFFLILQALIGAAQVLWGQGDFILALHFGISLISFAAVLLLTLIVFEVDKKFDTDNINMSKKLKIHTICVTLYSYIVVYTGALVRHTDASLVCPDWPFCRNDQPFALPYNMYEWVQMGHRFAVLLFVIWITYIAIHVIKHYKNQPVIYWGWVIAFIIVVMQVLAGMLVVLLKLHLAVSLMHSLLITLLFGLLCYMILLVSRNK